A single window of Ovis canadensis isolate MfBH-ARS-UI-01 breed Bighorn chromosome 17, ARS-UI_OviCan_v2, whole genome shotgun sequence DNA harbors:
- the LOC138422252 gene encoding zinc finger protein 280B-like, protein MEPPCMLCEEDQEPEPQKSVGETKQVDDEDAELIFVGVEHVNEDADLIFVGMTSASKPVVSNILNRVTPGSCSRRKRYGHFRKDNAHKSQPVSHVIPTLEAKTVLPVSDSESRSTDSPIIIEPLSKPDYKNISPQIVPNSFSELCSPLITFTSSLQHPVETAVSAGDMNKSPRVSKRLSSSETNSTNPKRPKLSDGITGKHSLALSPSGIFRTVTTEQSTPDSVHTSLSHVQNGEPCPTAFPKDSGHCKPVSPLGENGLTKTDFPSLASPNKIVDPTEGNLIVLLRDFYYGQHIGDGQPEPKTHTAFKCLSCLKVLKNVKFMNHMKHHLELERQRGDSWKNHTTCQHCHRQFPTPFQLQCHIESVHTPQEPSAVCKICELSFETDQVLLEHMKDNHKPGEMPYVCQVCNYRSSVFADVDSHFRAYHGNTKNLLCPFCLKIFKTATPYMCHYRGHWEKSFHQCSKCRLQFLTFKEKMEHKTQCHQMFKKPKQLEGLPPETKVVIQVSLEPLQPGLVEVASITVNTADSEPSPPKSKSRSSKKTR, encoded by the coding sequence atggaacCACCATGTATGTTATGTGAAGAAGACCAAGAGCCAGAACCACAGAAAAGTGTAGGAGAAACCAAACAAGTAGATGATGAAGATGCTGAACTGATCTTtgttggagtggaacatgtaaatgaagatgctgatctgatctttgttgggatgacctcagcttcaaaaccagtcgtttcaaacataTTGAACAGAGTTACCCCAGGTTCCtgttcaaggagaaaaaggtatggtcacttcaggaaAGATAATGCTCACAAATCACAGCCTGTTAGTCATGTGATTCCTACATTagaagcaaagactgtcttgccAGTTTCTGACTCTGAATCAAGATCAACAGatagtcctattattattgagCCTTTGTCTAaacctgattataaaaatatttcaccacaaatagtgcctaATAGCTTTTCAGAGTTATGTTCTCctttgattaccttcacaagttcattgcagcatccagtagaaacagcagtttctgcaggagatatgaataaaagtcctcgTGTATCAAAGCGACTTTCCAGTTCTGAAACAAATAGCACAAATCCCAAAAGGCCTAAACTCAGTGATGGAATTACAGGGAAACATTCTTTAGCTTTGTCCCCTTCAGGTATTTTTCGTACAGTGACTACTGAGCAAAGCACACCAGACAGTGTTCATACCTCAttaagccatgttcagaatggagaaccttgtccaacaGCTTTCCCAAAGGACAGTGgtcattgcaagcctgtaagtCCTTTAGGGGAAAATGGACTGACAAAAACTGACTTTCCAAGTTTAGCAAGTCCAAACAAGATTGttgatcccacagaaggaaatctgattgtgttacttcgtGACTTCTACTATGGACAGCATATAGGAGATGGGCAGCCAGAACCGAAGACTCACACAGcctttaaatgcctcagctgcttgaaagttctaaaaaatgtcaagtttatgaatcacatgaagcaccatttggaacttgagaggcagagaggtgacagctggaaaaaccacaccacCTGTCAGCACTGCCACCGCCAGTTTCCCACCCcattccagctgcagtgtcacattgaaagtgtccacactCCCCAGGAGCCCTCTGCGGTCTGTAAAATCTGTGAattgtcctttgagacagatcaggttctcttagagcacatgaaagacaatcataagcctggcgaaatgccctatgtatgccaggtttgcaaTTACAGATCATCagtctttgcagatgtggattcacatttcagagcataccatggAAACACTAAGAATTTGctttgcccgttttgtctcaaaatttttaaaactgcaacaccATACATGTGTCATTATagagggcactgggaaaagagttttcaccagtgttccaaatgtcggctacagtttttaactttcaaagagaaaatggagcacaagacccagtgtcatcaaatgtttaagaagcctaagcagctagaaggattACCTCCTGAAACAAAAGTTGTTATCCAGGTATCACTGGAACCTCTGCAAccaggattggtggaagtagcatccattactgtgaacacagCTGATTCTGAAccatcaccccccaaatctaaaagtAGGAGTTCAAAAAAAACCCGTTAA